Proteins encoded by one window of Cannabis sativa cultivar Pink pepper isolate KNU-18-1 chromosome 4, ASM2916894v1, whole genome shotgun sequence:
- the LOC115710408 gene encoding probable LRR receptor-like serine/threonine-protein kinase At1g07650: MTNILKVMMRSCKLRGNIPSYISNLTKLTILDLSFNKLEGEVPNFENVMQLGKVYLTSNLLSGPIPNWITIKDTN; encoded by the exons ATGACAAATATACTTAAAGT GATGATGAGGAGCTGTAAATTAAGAGGAAACATTCCTAGTTATATTAGTAATTTGACAAAGCTAACTATCTT AGATCTTAGCTTCAATAAACTAGAAGGGGAGGTTCCAAATTTCGAAAATGTAATGCAATTGGGAAAAGT GTACTTAACAAGTAACTTACTCAGTGGACCAATTCCAAATTGGATCACTatcaaagatactaactag
- the LOC133036845 gene encoding uncharacterized protein LOC133036845, with product MINEAEFESQVRPETFQTMLYNLKAKHGWSDKSLTELLAFLGELLPEGNEVPLSFYEAKKTLCSLGLQYEKIHACPNDCILYRKRFVDEVSCPTCGESRWQKKKNSNEVKKGVPAKVLWYLPPIPRLVRFFRNADHAKNLTWHASDRVKDGMMRHPADSPAWKTIDARWPDFANEPRNIRLGLSADGINPHTSLSSKYSCWPILLVIYNLPPWLVMKRKFTMLTLMISGPSQPGNDIDVYLAPLIDDLSKLWYDGVNAYDAYRNEAFNLRAMLLWTINDFPAFGNLSGYSVKGYNACPICEEKTCSRYLTHSRKICYMGHRKFLPPEHVFRTWKKAFDGKQEFEMPPPPLSGRQLVEKLNKIQFNLGKRKSKSKKRKGGKGVTNEPQGPWKKKSIFFELEYWEHLVLRHNLDVMHIEKNVSDSLINTLFNIPGRSKDGIKSRLDLKEMGIRGNLHPEIIGKRTFLPPACYALTKEEKRSFCTSLSHVKVPEGYSSNISNLVDMDKLILSGLKSHDHHILMQHILPVSIRSVLPKKVRYAITRCVKVGKSPIRNC from the exons ATGATTAACGAAGCAGAGTTTGAATCTCAAGTTCGTCCTGAAACATTTCAAACTAT GCTATACAATTTGAAAGCAAAACACGGGTGGAGTGATAAGAGTTTGACAGAGTTACTAGCTTTCTTAGGAGAATTATTACCCGAAGGTAATGAGGTGCCTTTGTCTTTCTATGAGGCAAAAAAGACATTGTGTTCGTTAGGCTTGCAATATGAAAAGATACATGCATGTCCTAACGATTGCATCCTATATCGAAAGAGATTTGTGGATGAGGTATCATGTCCAACGTGCGGTGAGTCCAGGtggcaaaagaaaaagaattctaATGAGGTAAAGAAGGGTGTTCCTGCAAAAGTATTGTGGTACTTACCACCCATACCTCGTTTGGTTCGGTTTTTTCGAAATGCCGACCATGCTAAAAATTTGACTTGGCATGCCAGTGATAGAGTGAAAGATGGTATGATGAGACATCCAGCTGACTCTCCCGCTTGGAAAACAATTGATGCTAGATGGCCTGATTTTGCCAATGAGCCTAGGAATATCCGTCTTGGTCTCTCTGCAGACGGTATCAATCCACATACTTCCCTTAGCAGTAAGTATAGTTGTTGGCCAATCTTGCTTGTGATATATAATTTGCCGCCGTGGCTTGTTATGAAGAGAAAGTTCACTATGTTGACATTGATGATATCAGGCCCTTCACAACCTGGCAATGATATTGATGTATACTTAGCTCCTCTTATTGATGATTTAAGTAAATTGTGGTATGACGGTGTTAATGCATATGATGCCTATAGGAATGAAGCATTCAATCTTAGGGCCATGTTATTGTGgacaatcaatgattttcctGCTTTCGGGAATCTTTCTGGCTACAGTGTGAAAGGTTATAATGCATGTCCTATCTGTGAAGAGAAAACATGCTCTCGCTATTTAACACATTCGAGAAAAATTTGTTATATGGGACACCGAAAGTTTTTGCCACCCGAACATGTATTTCGGACCTGGAAAAAGGCATTTGACGGTAAGCAAGAATTTGAAATGCCTCCCCCACCTTTAAGCGGAAGACAATTGGtagaaaaattgaataaaattcaaTTCAATCTTGGAAAGCGAAAGTCAAAatcgaagaaaagaaaaggaggtAAGGGTGTCACAAATGAACCTCAGGGACCGTGGaagaaaaaatcaatattttttgaGCTTGAGTATTGGGAGCATTTGGTTTTACGTCACAATTTAGATGTGATGCATATTGAGAAAAATGTCTCAGATAGCTTAATTAATACCTTGTTTAATATTCCTGGTCGGAGTAAAGATGGAATTAAATCCCGTCTAGATTTGAAAGAGATGGGGATTAGAGGAAATTTACATCCAGAAATTATTGGTAAACGAACTTTTTTACCACCGGCGTGTTATGCCCTGACTAAGGAAGAAAAACGATCTTTCTGTACATCATTGTCTCACGTTAAAGTACCCGAAGGGTATTCTTCAAATATCTCCAATTTGGTAGATATGGACAAATTAATTTTGTCCGGACTGAAGTCTCACGATCATCATATACTGATGCAACATATTCTGCCGGTGAGTATCCGTTCTGTTTTACCTAAGAAAGTTCGCTATGCCATCACCAG ATGTGTCAAAGTTGGAAAATCTCCGATTAGAAATTGTTGA
- the LOC133036846 gene encoding actin cytoskeleton-regulatory complex protein PAN1-like: MLDRPPDAYASCYKPEDWKEFVAKRCSPEWAKKRKKMQDIRSQNTYNHHAGRGGVKKVEEKLEKELGHQLTIYDRADLWIRIHTNKNGELDGPAQEVADRIAEIRKQVEEGTILVEGSKDILTLALGTEEHGGRVRGMGGGVTQTQFFKTPRPKRKRVDDNDRMSEVEKRLEESEEHRRRQDELLNKLLQIVQSQSGVAGTSHASGSGVGGASNEPAFAAVTSVLGATPTARPSAPPTGWASTTPNARASAPPAPKASAPPAPKASAPPAPKATIPTPPLVAPPATPCAAAPPAPSPVTSDNRLRCDMYVIDPKEKDPVLVASGYVKLEKADKEGNIIIHGVKKKFDDFKRVFIEKVVEENAILPCPIEHEGFDTVGLAVNNFVAWPKNLINIHPDDLAKMKGKKKVSRDHLAPPTQPPINPKGPNKQSVKRYIPRKDTIIVWTFERL; this comes from the exons ATGCTCGATCGTCCTCCAGATGCTTATGCTTCATGTTACAAGCCCGAAGATTGGAAAGAATTTGTTGCCAAAAGATGTAGTCCCGAATGggcaaaaaagagaaagaaaatgcAAGATATCAGGAGTCAAAATACATACAATCACCATGCGGGCCGAGGTGGTGTTAAGAAAGTTGAAGAAAAGTTGGAGAAAGAGTTGGGCCACCAGCTTACTATATATGACAGGGCAGACTTGTGGATTAGAATACACACGAACAAAAACGGCGAGCTCGATGGCCCTGCTCAGGAGGTCGCTGACCGGATT GCTGAGATACGAAAGCAAGTTGAGGAGGGGACAATATTAGTAGAAGGCTCAAAAGACATACTCACTCTAGCCTTGGGAACAGAAGAGCATGGAGGACGTGTTAGAGGAATGGGTGGTGGTGTCACACAGACACAGTTTTTCAAAACCCCGCGTCCTAAAAGAAAGAGAGTCGATGACAATGATCGTATGAGTGAGGTGGAGAAGCGACTTGAAGAGTCAGAGGAACATCGTCGTAGACAAGacgaattattaaataaactccTCCAAATAGTCCAAAGCCAAAGTGGTGTTGCGGGCACCTCACATGCATCTGGTTCAGGTGTTGGGGGAGCATCCAACGAACCAGCTTTTGCTGCTGTTACCTCAGTTCTAGGAGCAACACCTACTGCCAGGCCCTCTGCTCCACCAACTGGCTGGGCCTCTACTACACCAAATGCCAGGGCCTCTGCTCCACCAGCTCCCAAGGCCTCTGCTCCACCAGCTCCCAAGGCCTCTGCTCCACCAGCTCCCAAGGCCACTATTCCAACACCTCCACTTGTTGCCCCACCAGCCACACCTTGTGCAGCTGCTCCACCAGCACCATCTCCGGTTACTTCTGATAAT AGATTGAGGTGTGATATGTACGTGATTGATCCCAAAGAAAAAGATCCGGTCTTAGTTGCATCAGGTTATGTGAAACTTGAAAAGGCAGACAAAGAAGGCAATATTATAATACATGGAGTTAAAAAGAAGTTTGATGATTTCAAACGTGTCTTTATTGAGAAGGTGGTTGAAGAAAATGCCATTCTACCATGCCCTATAGAACATGAAGGCTTCGACACAGTTGGTTTAGCTGTAAACAATTTTGTAGCTTGGCCAAAGAACCTAATCAACATACATCCAGATGATTTAGCGAAG ATGAAAGGAAAGAAGAAAGTTTCAAGAGATCATTTGGCTCCACCGACTCAGCCACCGATAAACCCAAAGGGGCCTAATAAACAGTCTGTCAAACGGTACATTCCCCGCAAAGACACAATTATTGTCTGGACTTTCGAGAGATTGTGA
- the LOC133036464 gene encoding uncharacterized protein LOC133036464, with protein MIGNTVMSLWCSYLQEHTLNLGGLRNTYAFNNPASVSTEAGKLKQRSENLCQRMMGMQPEQWLICPWNSGDHWLTIMIHANTQSVAYLDSTNDFIRTDIMKCIQNAVDMYRIEKNIRNKGPVKINQYTCRQQPDGIQCGYYVMKIIQSFMTVVNPASFLKNHFKLDAPYSNEEINAVRDELAEFVKPLIID; from the exons ATGATTGGAAATACTGTTATGTCTCTTTGGTGCAG ttatttgCAAGAACACACACTTAATCTTGGTGGGTTGAGGAATACATATGCATTTAATAATCCTGCTTCAGTATCAACTGAAGCTggtaaactcaaacaacgttcaGAGAATCTATGTCAGCGAATGATGGGTATGCAACCTGAACAATGGTTGATATGTCCGTGGAATTCAGG TGATCACTGGTTGACAATTATGATTCATGCCAATACTCAAAGTGTTGCATATCTTGACTCGACGAATGACTTTATCCGAACTGATATTATGAAATGTATCCAAAa tGCTGTGGACATGTACAGGATCGAAAAAAATATACGAAACAAGGGTCCAGTAAAAATCAACCAATACACGTGTCGACAGCAGCCGGATGGAATACAATGTGGTTATTATGTTATGAAGATTATTCAGAGTTTCATGACGGTTGTTAATCCTGcaagttttttgaaaaatcat TTCAAGTTAGACGCTCCCTATAGTAACGAGGAGATCAATGCCGTACGGGATGAGTTGGCCGAATTTGTGAAGCCATTGATTATAGATTAA